A segment of the Vagococcus hydrophili genome:
AGTATTGATAAAAATGGGTTTATTAGTTATATATCCAATCTGTTTTCTGTAAAAGGTTTAGGTTTACTGATTATTATTTTTCCTATTATTTTCAGTGTCGGAATCGCTAAAGAATTTGAAAATAAAACAATTGATTTTGTATTAATTAGCCCACATAAAAGAAAAGAATTTTATTGGGGGAAACTATTAAGCAATTTTACTGTGATTATTCTATTTCTAATTAGTGTATTACTAATAAACATGGTTATAGGTTATTTTTACTTTGACAGATACCAATTTAGTGACACGGTATTTTTTATTAACAAAAATAAAATTGTGGAAACATCAGCTACATCCTACATGATTAATAGTTTATTGAGATCATTACCTTACTATTTTGTCTATTCATTTATCGGTTTTTGCTTAGCAATTACTACACGGTCTACTGTACTCAGCTTAACCATAACATTATTTTTTGCATTATTAGGCAATCAAATTTCAGGTCTAATTCCAATTAAAAATGGAATGATATTTATTTTACCTGCTATAACTGATTTAACTAATTACATCGATTCACCAACTTATATTCAATATTTAGACATCAATCTTTGGATAATACTTCTTATTATGATA
Coding sequences within it:
- a CDS encoding ABC transporter permease, producing the protein MKSIFKGETLKFFYSKVWLFWELIILIFSLFLMLSMDKGYNWQKDLLNENQQIEQNLNMTHEELKINDKNDQDILKWKINEKYLSKDNNSIDKNGFISYISNLFSVKGLGLLIIIFPIIFSVGIAKEFENKTIDFVLISPHKRKEFYWGKLLSNFTVIILFLISVLLINMVIGYFYFDRYQFSDTVFFINKNKIVETSATSYMINSLLRSLPYYFVYSFIGFCLAITTRSTVLSLTITLFFALLGNQISGLIPIKNGMIFILPAITDLTNYIDSPTYIQYLDINLWIILLIMIA